One Brassica napus cultivar Da-Ae chromosome A1, Da-Ae, whole genome shotgun sequence genomic region harbors:
- the LOC106345502 gene encoding gamma-aminobutyrate transaminase POP2, mitochondrial — protein MTMINSLRRMARSSQVTLQSRYAASSSSGSRIFTTEASPQKQTIVGSKGHDMLAPFTAGWQSADLHPLIIAKSEGSYVYDDHGKKYLDSLAGLWCTALGGNEPRLVSAAVEQLKTLPFYHSFWNRTTKPSLDLAKDLLAMFTANKMAKAFFTNSGSEANDTQVKLVWYYNNALGRPEKKKFIARKKSYHGSTLISASLSGLPALHQNFDLPAPFVLHTDCPHYWRFHLPGETEEEFSTRLAKNLEDLIIKEGPETIGAFIAEPVMGAGGVIPPPATYFEKIQAVVKKYDILFIADEVICAFGRLGTMFGCDKYNIKPDLVSLAKALSSAYMPIGAILMSQEVADVIYSQSNKLGAFSHGFTYSGHPVSCAVAIEALKIYKERNTPEHVAKVAPRFQDGLKAFAKTSPIIGEIRGTGLILGTEFTDNKSPNELFPPEWGVGAYFGAECQKRGMLVRVAGDSIMMSPPLIISPEEIDELITIYGEALKATEERVKELKTQQKK, from the exons ATGACAATGATCAACAGCCTCCGACGGATGGCTCGTTCCTCTCAG GTTACTTTGCAGAGCAGGTatgctgcttcttcttcttctggttcgAGGATCTTTACTACAGAGGCTTCACCCCAGAAGCAAACCATAGTTGG GTCTAAAGGGCATGATATGCTGGCACCTTTTACAGCTGGGTGGCAGAGTGCTGATTTACATCCTTTGATCATTGCCAAATCTGAG GGAAGTTATGTGTATGATGACCATGGCAAAAAGTATCTTGATTCTCTCGCTGGTCTATGGTGTACTGCCTTAG GAGGAAATGAGCCACGCCTTGTTTCTGCTGCCGTGGAGCAGTTGAAAACCTTGCCCTTTTATCACTCCTTTTGGAACCGTACTACTAAGCCTTCTCTG GATCTTGCTAAGGATCTTCTAGCCATGTTCACGGCTAACAAAATGGCCAAAGCTTTTTTTACAAACAGTGGATCAGAGGCCAATGATACCCAG GTCAAGCTCGTCTGGTACTACAATAACGCACTTGGAAGGCCTGAGAAGAAAAAGTTTATCGCAAGAAAGAAATC GTACCATGGCTCCACTCTAATATCAGCAAGTCTGTCCGG CCTTCCAGCACTGCACCAAAACTTTGATTTACCTGCACCGTTTGTGCTACACACAGATTGCCCTCACTACTGGCGTTTTCATCTTCCAG GTGAGACGGAAGAGGAGTTCTCAACCAGATTAGCCAAGAATTTAGAGGATCTCATCATTAAAGAGGGACCTGAAACA ATTGGTGCTTTTATCGCTGAACCAGTCATGGGTGCTGGTGGTGTGATACCTCCACCTGCTACTTACTTTGAGAAG ATTCAAGCTGTTGTTAAGAAGTATGATATCCTGTTCATTGCTGATGAA GTGATATGTGCATTTGGAAGGCTTGGAACAATGTTTGGCTGTGACAAATACAACATCAAGCCAGATCTTGTATCATTAGCTAAG GCACTTTCATCAGCATATATGCCGATTGGAGCCATTCTTATGAGTCAAGAAGTAGCAGATGTCATTTATTCTCAAAGCAACAAGCTAG GTGCTTTCTCGCATGGATTTACTTATTCTGGTCATCCAGTTTCATGTGCTGTAGCGATTGAAGCGTTAAAGATATACAA AGAGAGGAACACACCAGAGCATGTGGCCAAAGTTGCCCCAAGGTTTCAAGATGGTCTTAAAGCTTTTGCCAAGACTAGTCCTATTATTGGAGAG ATAAGAGGAACGGGTTTGATTCTTGGGACTGAGTTTACTGACAACAAGTCACCAAACGAACTATTTCCACCAGAATGGG gtgttggCGCATACTTTGGAGCCGAGTGCCAGAAGCGTGGGATGTTAGTCCGCGTTGCAGGTGATAGCATAATGATGTCTCCACCGCTCATCATCTCACCTGAAGAGATCGATGAG TTAATAACTATCTACGGGGAAGCATTGAAAGCTACGGAAGAGAGGGTAAAAGAACTCAAGACTCAGCAaaagaagtga
- the LOC106345445 gene encoding 60S ribosomal protein L27-3, translated as MVKFLKQNKAVILLQGRYAGKKAVIIRSFDDGNRERPYGHCLVAGLKKYPSKVIRKDSAKKTAKKSRVKCFIKVVNYQHLMPTRYTLDVDLKEVATLEALSSKDKKVAALKEAKAKLEERFKTGKNRWFFTKLRF; from the coding sequence ATGGTTAAGTTTCTTAAGCAGAACAAAGCGGTGATCCTCCTTCAAGGCCGTTACGCCGGCAAGAAGGCTGTGATCATCCGCTCCTTCGACGACGGAAACCGCGAGCGTCCCTACGGACACTGCCTCGTCGCCGGACTCAAGAAGTACCCTAGCAAGGTCATCCGCAAGGACTCGGCCAAGAAGACGGCGAAGAAGTCGAGGGTCAAGTGTTTCATCAAGGTCGTGAATTACCAGCATCTGATGCCTACTCGTTACACGCTTGACGTGGATCTGAAGGAAGTGGCCACTCTCGAAGCTCTGTCTTCGAAGGATAAGAAGGTGGCGGCTCTTAAGGAGGCCAAGGCTAAGCTCGAGGAGAGGTTCAAGACTGGAAAGAACAGGTGGTTCTTCACCAAGCTCAGGTTTTGA